In Carya illinoinensis cultivar Pawnee chromosome 7, C.illinoinensisPawnee_v1, whole genome shotgun sequence, the following are encoded in one genomic region:
- the LOC122317364 gene encoding uncharacterized protein LOC122317364 isoform X1, producing MGKKPKAAKNQEKEPMCKPERTSPPQERVTLQPGKINPSPERVGSQPNRGNPSPASMEIQSESSIPSLGRVKTQPKQQADLSKQSNPNKRVKFYASVVRRSERIRNAVMPAQNLDIEPIVEEIILSESEKEDDPPTQTQREQNQPEPTTFDEKDLEEKVEYILQQLEAQEKAMEALKSESSKADFSYKKLYIDSQKKVESLSEENKQLSMKLEIALGKLEAYENGNRVFSEVLEKLKDFILVSNLTKATETAFNASSQALRSTFCADDDALGSGSRAVKRNKTTSQNEKN from the exons TGTAAGCCTGAACGTACAAGTCCACCTCAGGAGAGAGTGACTTTGCAGCCTGGAAAAATAAATCCTTCCCCAGAGAGAGTGGGATCACAGCCCAATAGAGGAAATCCTTCCCCAGCCAGTATGGAAATACAGTCTGAAAGCAGCATCCCTTCCTTGGGGAGGGTGAAGACACAGCCTAAACAGCAAGCAGATCTTTCCAAACAATCAAATCCAAATAAAAGAGTGAAATTCTATGCTAGTGTTGTCAGGCGATCTGAACGTATCCGAAATGCAGTTATGCCTGCTCAGAACCTGGACATTGAGCCTATTGTTGAAGAGATAATTCTAAGTGAAAGTGAGAAGGAAGATGACCCCCCTACTCAGACTCAGAGGGAGCAAAATCAGCCTGAGCCAACAACCTTTGATGAAAAGGACTTGGAAGAAAAGGTTGAATATATCTTACAACAATTGGAAGCACAAGAAAAGGCCATGGAAGCATTAAAGTCTGAGTCATCTAAGGCAGATTTTTCATACAAAAAATTGTATATAGACTCCCAAAAAAAGGTTGAATCCTTgagtgaagaaaataaacaacttTCCATGAAGCTGGAAATTGCTCTTGGAAAACTTGAAGCA TATGAGAACGGAAATCGAGTTTTCTCTGAAGTGTTGGAGAAATTGAAGGATTTCATCTTGGTCTCGAATCTGACAAAAGCTACTGAGACTGCGTTTAATGCATCATCTCAGGCATTACGCAGTACCTTCTGTGCAGATGATGATGCTCTTGGATCTGGAAGTCGTGCAGTAAAGAGAAATAAAACTACCTCCCAAAATGAAAAGAACTGA
- the LOC122317364 gene encoding uncharacterized protein LOC122317364 isoform X2 — MGKKPKAAKNQEKEPMPERTSPPQERVTLQPGKINPSPERVGSQPNRGNPSPASMEIQSESSIPSLGRVKTQPKQQADLSKQSNPNKRVKFYASVVRRSERIRNAVMPAQNLDIEPIVEEIILSESEKEDDPPTQTQREQNQPEPTTFDEKDLEEKVEYILQQLEAQEKAMEALKSESSKADFSYKKLYIDSQKKVESLSEENKQLSMKLEIALGKLEAYENGNRVFSEVLEKLKDFILVSNLTKATETAFNASSQALRSTFCADDDALGSGSRAVKRNKTTSQNEKN; from the exons CCTGAACGTACAAGTCCACCTCAGGAGAGAGTGACTTTGCAGCCTGGAAAAATAAATCCTTCCCCAGAGAGAGTGGGATCACAGCCCAATAGAGGAAATCCTTCCCCAGCCAGTATGGAAATACAGTCTGAAAGCAGCATCCCTTCCTTGGGGAGGGTGAAGACACAGCCTAAACAGCAAGCAGATCTTTCCAAACAATCAAATCCAAATAAAAGAGTGAAATTCTATGCTAGTGTTGTCAGGCGATCTGAACGTATCCGAAATGCAGTTATGCCTGCTCAGAACCTGGACATTGAGCCTATTGTTGAAGAGATAATTCTAAGTGAAAGTGAGAAGGAAGATGACCCCCCTACTCAGACTCAGAGGGAGCAAAATCAGCCTGAGCCAACAACCTTTGATGAAAAGGACTTGGAAGAAAAGGTTGAATATATCTTACAACAATTGGAAGCACAAGAAAAGGCCATGGAAGCATTAAAGTCTGAGTCATCTAAGGCAGATTTTTCATACAAAAAATTGTATATAGACTCCCAAAAAAAGGTTGAATCCTTgagtgaagaaaataaacaacttTCCATGAAGCTGGAAATTGCTCTTGGAAAACTTGAAGCA TATGAGAACGGAAATCGAGTTTTCTCTGAAGTGTTGGAGAAATTGAAGGATTTCATCTTGGTCTCGAATCTGACAAAAGCTACTGAGACTGCGTTTAATGCATCATCTCAGGCATTACGCAGTACCTTCTGTGCAGATGATGATGCTCTTGGATCTGGAAGTCGTGCAGTAAAGAGAAATAAAACTACCTCCCAAAATGAAAAGAACTGA
- the LOC122317364 gene encoding uncharacterized protein LOC122317364 isoform X3 — translation MEIQSESSIPSLGRVKTQPKQQADLSKQSNPNKRVKFYASVVRRSERIRNAVMPAQNLDIEPIVEEIILSESEKEDDPPTQTQREQNQPEPTTFDEKDLEEKVEYILQQLEAQEKAMEALKSESSKADFSYKKLYIDSQKKVESLSEENKQLSMKLEIALGKLEAYENGNRVFSEVLEKLKDFILVSNLTKATETAFNASSQALRSTFCADDDALGSGSRAVKRNKTTSQNEKN, via the exons ATGGAAATACAGTCTGAAAGCAGCATCCCTTCCTTGGGGAGGGTGAAGACACAGCCTAAACAGCAAGCAGATCTTTCCAAACAATCAAATCCAAATAAAAGAGTGAAATTCTATGCTAGTGTTGTCAGGCGATCTGAACGTATCCGAAATGCAGTTATGCCTGCTCAGAACCTGGACATTGAGCCTATTGTTGAAGAGATAATTCTAAGTGAAAGTGAGAAGGAAGATGACCCCCCTACTCAGACTCAGAGGGAGCAAAATCAGCCTGAGCCAACAACCTTTGATGAAAAGGACTTGGAAGAAAAGGTTGAATATATCTTACAACAATTGGAAGCACAAGAAAAGGCCATGGAAGCATTAAAGTCTGAGTCATCTAAGGCAGATTTTTCATACAAAAAATTGTATATAGACTCCCAAAAAAAGGTTGAATCCTTgagtgaagaaaataaacaacttTCCATGAAGCTGGAAATTGCTCTTGGAAAACTTGAAGCA TATGAGAACGGAAATCGAGTTTTCTCTGAAGTGTTGGAGAAATTGAAGGATTTCATCTTGGTCTCGAATCTGACAAAAGCTACTGAGACTGCGTTTAATGCATCATCTCAGGCATTACGCAGTACCTTCTGTGCAGATGATGATGCTCTTGGATCTGGAAGTCGTGCAGTAAAGAGAAATAAAACTACCTCCCAAAATGAAAAGAACTGA
- the LOC122315107 gene encoding uncharacterized protein LOC122315107 isoform X1 — MAASVDDTPSPAHLNQEGTSFMGSSPAFSPSSDKRFWSALRSRIDTLLEHRQSRIPSEPSVSTQSISRGSDRAKRMKEDSLLLMRGFDSVANTLSLLSNNLDNALQGARDLTKPPTLTEIFQSNLNKSDGKEDDSEKEQKETELKKGLKRKFDQSHASEDKEDESQKANDEQTLKDGKLNRAKNLAVSMATKAASLARELKSIKSDLCFMQERCALLEEENRRLRDGFAKGIRPEEDDLVRLQLEALLAEKSRLANENANLVRENQCLHQLVEYHQITSQDLSASYEQFIQGMCLDFSSPPPPIPEADDANCEVFQTPQAHPFSFCTSLDERYHDEQ; from the exons atggcaGCCTCAGTGGATGATACTCCGTCACCTGCTCATCTCAACCAG GAGGGCACAAGCTTCATGGGTTCGTCTCCTGCGTTCAGCCCCTCCTCGGACAAGCGCTTCTGGAGCGCACTACGCAGCAGGATCGACACCCTTCTTGAGCATCGTCAAAGCAGAATCCCGAGCGAACCCTCTGTATCCACCCAATCG ATTTCCAGAGGATCGGACCGAGCTAAGCGAATGAAGGAAGACTCTTTGCTTCTGATGCGAGGGTTTGATTCCGTTGCCAACACTCTCTCCCTGCTATCTAACAATCTAGACAATGCACTTCAG GGAGCAAGAGATCTAACCAAACCACCCACATTGACTGAAATATTTCAAAGCAATCTGAACAAGTCAGATGGTAAAGAAGACGATTCAGAAAAGGAACAAAAGGAAACAGAGCTCAAGAAAGGATTGAAAAGGAAGTTTGATCAAAGTCATGCTTCAGAGGATAAAGAAGATGAATCTCAGAAGGCAAATGATGAGCAAACCCTAAAAGATGGGAAGCTAAACAGAGCAAAAAAT CTCGCAGTTTCAATGGCAACAAAAGCGGCTTCGCTTGCAAGAGAACTCAAGTCAATAAAGTCAGACTTATGTTTTATGCAAGAGCGATGCGCGCTGCTCGAGGAAGAGAACAGGAGGCTCCGTGATGGTTTTGCTAAAGGGATAAGACCAGAGGAAGATGATCTG GTGAGGCTTCAATTGGAGGCATTGCTGGCGGAAAAATCCAGATTAGCTAATGAAAATGCCAATTTAGTGAGGGAAAACCAGTGCCTTCACCAACTTGTGGAGTACCACCAAATCACCTCCCAAGATCTCTCAGCATCTTATGAACAATTTATACAGGGAATGTGCTTAGACTTCTCGTCTCCACCACCGCCCATACCTGAGGCAGATGATGCtaattgtgaagtttttcaaaCACCTCAAGCTCATCCTTTTAGCTTCTGCACCTCTCTCGATGAGCGCTATCATGACGAGCAGTAG
- the LOC122315107 gene encoding uncharacterized protein LOC122315107 isoform X2, with protein sequence MGSSPAFSPSSDKRFWSALRSRIDTLLEHRQSRIPSEPSVSTQSISRGSDRAKRMKEDSLLLMRGFDSVANTLSLLSNNLDNALQGARDLTKPPTLTEIFQSNLNKSDGKEDDSEKEQKETELKKGLKRKFDQSHASEDKEDESQKANDEQTLKDGKLNRAKNLAVSMATKAASLARELKSIKSDLCFMQERCALLEEENRRLRDGFAKGIRPEEDDLVRLQLEALLAEKSRLANENANLVRENQCLHQLVEYHQITSQDLSASYEQFIQGMCLDFSSPPPPIPEADDANCEVFQTPQAHPFSFCTSLDERYHDEQ encoded by the exons ATGGGTTCGTCTCCTGCGTTCAGCCCCTCCTCGGACAAGCGCTTCTGGAGCGCACTACGCAGCAGGATCGACACCCTTCTTGAGCATCGTCAAAGCAGAATCCCGAGCGAACCCTCTGTATCCACCCAATCG ATTTCCAGAGGATCGGACCGAGCTAAGCGAATGAAGGAAGACTCTTTGCTTCTGATGCGAGGGTTTGATTCCGTTGCCAACACTCTCTCCCTGCTATCTAACAATCTAGACAATGCACTTCAG GGAGCAAGAGATCTAACCAAACCACCCACATTGACTGAAATATTTCAAAGCAATCTGAACAAGTCAGATGGTAAAGAAGACGATTCAGAAAAGGAACAAAAGGAAACAGAGCTCAAGAAAGGATTGAAAAGGAAGTTTGATCAAAGTCATGCTTCAGAGGATAAAGAAGATGAATCTCAGAAGGCAAATGATGAGCAAACCCTAAAAGATGGGAAGCTAAACAGAGCAAAAAAT CTCGCAGTTTCAATGGCAACAAAAGCGGCTTCGCTTGCAAGAGAACTCAAGTCAATAAAGTCAGACTTATGTTTTATGCAAGAGCGATGCGCGCTGCTCGAGGAAGAGAACAGGAGGCTCCGTGATGGTTTTGCTAAAGGGATAAGACCAGAGGAAGATGATCTG GTGAGGCTTCAATTGGAGGCATTGCTGGCGGAAAAATCCAGATTAGCTAATGAAAATGCCAATTTAGTGAGGGAAAACCAGTGCCTTCACCAACTTGTGGAGTACCACCAAATCACCTCCCAAGATCTCTCAGCATCTTATGAACAATTTATACAGGGAATGTGCTTAGACTTCTCGTCTCCACCACCGCCCATACCTGAGGCAGATGATGCtaattgtgaagtttttcaaaCACCTCAAGCTCATCCTTTTAGCTTCTGCACCTCTCTCGATGAGCGCTATCATGACGAGCAGTAG
- the LOC122317404 gene encoding chloroplast stem-loop binding protein of 41 kDa a, chloroplastic isoform X3: MQSMATLASSSSLLLSSPPSNFSPPSLSSAPRLSLPSFSHSNALSSSLSISLPFLTYPTSSKRFAPSALSVRASATEKKKVLIVNTNSGGHAIIGFYFAKELLGSGHEVTILTVGEESSDKMKKPPFNRFSVKIHSKLITNICEIVSAGGRTVWGDPAEVGKVVGGVAFDVVLDNNGKDLDTVRPVIDWAKSSGVKQFLFISSAGIYKPTEEPPHVEGDVVKADAGHVGVEKYISEVFGIWSIFRPQYMIGSGNNKDCEEWFFDLTLDGMAKLCAQAAGRPVNIIHYDPKAVGIDAKKAFPFRNMHFYAEPRAAKDILGWRSTTNLPEDLKERFDEYVRIGRDKKSLKFEIDDKILQSLKVPVAV, translated from the exons ATGCAGTCAATGGCCACTCTTGCTTCCTCATCCTCTCTGCTCCTCTCCTCTCCACCCTCCAACTTTTCTCCACCTTCTCTTTCTTCTGCTCCACGCCTCTCTCTCCCTTCTTTCTCTCACTCCAATGCTCTCTCTTCCTCCCTCTccatttctcttccttttctcaCGTACCCCACTAGTTCTAAACGCTTTGCTCCCTCTGCCTTGAGTGTCAGGGCCAGTGCTACAGAGAAGAAAAAGGTCCTCATAGTTAATACTAATAGTGGTGGGCATGCGATTATTGGGTTCTATTTTGCAAAAGAGCTTCTGGGTTCTGGCCACGAGGTCACGATATTGACTGTTGGTGAAGAGAGCTCGGACAAGATGAAGAAGCCTCCATTTAACAGATTCTCAGTTAAGATCCACTCTAAATTAATCACTAATATCtgt GAAATTGTGAGTGCTGGAGGCCGGACCGTGTGGGGAGACCCGGCAGAAGTGGGGAAGGTTGTTGGAGGGGTAGCATTTGATGTGGTTCTGGACAACAATGGCAAGGACCTGGATACTGTAAG GCCTGTGATAGATTGGGCAAAGAGTTCAGGCGTCAAGCAATTTCTGTTCATAAGCAGTGCTGGAATTTATAAGCCGACAGAGGAGCCTCCCCATGTTGAAGGA GATGTCGTTAAAGCTGATGCTGGTCATGTTGGAGTGGAGAAATACATTTCAGAAGTTTTTGGTATTTGGTCAATATTCCGTCCGCAATACATGATCGGATCTGGCAACAACAAAGATTGTGAGGAATGGTTCTTTGATC TGACATTGGATGGAATGGCCAAACTATGCGCCCAAGCTGCTGGTCGCCCTGTTAACATCATTCATTATGATCCAAAAGCAGTTGGAATTGATGCAAAGAAAGCTTTTCCTTTCAGGAACATG CACTTCTATGCTGAACCAAGAGCTGCCAAGGACATTTTGGGCTGGCGTAGCACCACAAACCTTCCTGAAGACTTGAAGGAGCGGTTTGATGAGTACGTAAGGATTGGAAGAGACAAGAAGTCCTTGAAATTTGAGATAGATGACAAGATCTTACAGTCGCTTAAAGTACCAGTGGCTGTATGA
- the LOC122317404 gene encoding chloroplast stem-loop binding protein of 41 kDa a, chloroplastic isoform X1, with the protein MQSMATLASSSSLLLSSPPSNFSPPSLSSAPRLSLPSFSHSNALSSSLSISLPFLTYPTSSKRFAPSALSVRASATEKKKVLIVNTNSGGHAIIGFYFAKELLGSGHEVTILTVGEESSDKMKKPPFNRFSVKIHSKLITNICEIVSAGGRTVWGDPAEVGKVVGGVAFDVVLDNNGKDLDTVRPVIDWAKSSGVKQFLFISSAGIYKPTEEPPHVEGDVVKADAGHVGVEKYISEVFGIWSIFRPQYMIGSGNNKDCEEWFFDRIVRDRPVPIPGSGMQLTNISHTRDLSSMLTLAVEKPDAASANIFNCVSDRAVTLDGMAKLCAQAAGRPVNIIHYDPKAVGIDAKKAFPFRNMHFYAEPRAAKDILGWRSTTNLPEDLKERFDEYVRIGRDKKSLKFEIDDKILQSLKVPVAV; encoded by the exons ATGCAGTCAATGGCCACTCTTGCTTCCTCATCCTCTCTGCTCCTCTCCTCTCCACCCTCCAACTTTTCTCCACCTTCTCTTTCTTCTGCTCCACGCCTCTCTCTCCCTTCTTTCTCTCACTCCAATGCTCTCTCTTCCTCCCTCTccatttctcttccttttctcaCGTACCCCACTAGTTCTAAACGCTTTGCTCCCTCTGCCTTGAGTGTCAGGGCCAGTGCTACAGAGAAGAAAAAGGTCCTCATAGTTAATACTAATAGTGGTGGGCATGCGATTATTGGGTTCTATTTTGCAAAAGAGCTTCTGGGTTCTGGCCACGAGGTCACGATATTGACTGTTGGTGAAGAGAGCTCGGACAAGATGAAGAAGCCTCCATTTAACAGATTCTCAGTTAAGATCCACTCTAAATTAATCACTAATATCtgt GAAATTGTGAGTGCTGGAGGCCGGACCGTGTGGGGAGACCCGGCAGAAGTGGGGAAGGTTGTTGGAGGGGTAGCATTTGATGTGGTTCTGGACAACAATGGCAAGGACCTGGATACTGTAAG GCCTGTGATAGATTGGGCAAAGAGTTCAGGCGTCAAGCAATTTCTGTTCATAAGCAGTGCTGGAATTTATAAGCCGACAGAGGAGCCTCCCCATGTTGAAGGA GATGTCGTTAAAGCTGATGCTGGTCATGTTGGAGTGGAGAAATACATTTCAGAAGTTTTTGGTATTTGGTCAATATTCCGTCCGCAATACATGATCGGATCTGGCAACAACAAAGATTGTGAGGAATGGTTCTTTGATC GAATTGTTCGGGACAGACCAGTTCCAATCCCTGGCTCTGGAATGCAACTCACAAACATCTCTCATACTAGGGACTTGTCCTCTATGCTTACTCTAGCCGTTGAGAAACCAGACGCTGCATCTGCTAATATTTTCAACTGTGTAAGTGACCGTGCAGTGACATTGGATGGAATGGCCAAACTATGCGCCCAAGCTGCTGGTCGCCCTGTTAACATCATTCATTATGATCCAAAAGCAGTTGGAATTGATGCAAAGAAAGCTTTTCCTTTCAGGAACATG CACTTCTATGCTGAACCAAGAGCTGCCAAGGACATTTTGGGCTGGCGTAGCACCACAAACCTTCCTGAAGACTTGAAGGAGCGGTTTGATGAGTACGTAAGGATTGGAAGAGACAAGAAGTCCTTGAAATTTGAGATAGATGACAAGATCTTACAGTCGCTTAAAGTACCAGTGGCTGTATGA
- the LOC122317404 gene encoding chloroplast stem-loop binding protein of 41 kDa a, chloroplastic isoform X2, producing MQSMATLASSSSLLLSSPPSNFSPPSLSSAPRLSLPSFSHSNALSSSLSISLPFLTYPTSSKRFAPSALSVRASATEKKKVLIVNTNSGGHAIIGFYFAKELLGSGHEVTILTVGEESSDKMKKPPFNRFSEIVSAGGRTVWGDPAEVGKVVGGVAFDVVLDNNGKDLDTVRPVIDWAKSSGVKQFLFISSAGIYKPTEEPPHVEGDVVKADAGHVGVEKYISEVFGIWSIFRPQYMIGSGNNKDCEEWFFDRIVRDRPVPIPGSGMQLTNISHTRDLSSMLTLAVEKPDAASANIFNCVSDRAVTLDGMAKLCAQAAGRPVNIIHYDPKAVGIDAKKAFPFRNMHFYAEPRAAKDILGWRSTTNLPEDLKERFDEYVRIGRDKKSLKFEIDDKILQSLKVPVAV from the exons ATGCAGTCAATGGCCACTCTTGCTTCCTCATCCTCTCTGCTCCTCTCCTCTCCACCCTCCAACTTTTCTCCACCTTCTCTTTCTTCTGCTCCACGCCTCTCTCTCCCTTCTTTCTCTCACTCCAATGCTCTCTCTTCCTCCCTCTccatttctcttccttttctcaCGTACCCCACTAGTTCTAAACGCTTTGCTCCCTCTGCCTTGAGTGTCAGGGCCAGTGCTACAGAGAAGAAAAAGGTCCTCATAGTTAATACTAATAGTGGTGGGCATGCGATTATTGGGTTCTATTTTGCAAAAGAGCTTCTGGGTTCTGGCCACGAGGTCACGATATTGACTGTTGGTGAAGAGAGCTCGGACAAGATGAAGAAGCCTCCATTTAACAGATTCTCA GAAATTGTGAGTGCTGGAGGCCGGACCGTGTGGGGAGACCCGGCAGAAGTGGGGAAGGTTGTTGGAGGGGTAGCATTTGATGTGGTTCTGGACAACAATGGCAAGGACCTGGATACTGTAAG GCCTGTGATAGATTGGGCAAAGAGTTCAGGCGTCAAGCAATTTCTGTTCATAAGCAGTGCTGGAATTTATAAGCCGACAGAGGAGCCTCCCCATGTTGAAGGA GATGTCGTTAAAGCTGATGCTGGTCATGTTGGAGTGGAGAAATACATTTCAGAAGTTTTTGGTATTTGGTCAATATTCCGTCCGCAATACATGATCGGATCTGGCAACAACAAAGATTGTGAGGAATGGTTCTTTGATC GAATTGTTCGGGACAGACCAGTTCCAATCCCTGGCTCTGGAATGCAACTCACAAACATCTCTCATACTAGGGACTTGTCCTCTATGCTTACTCTAGCCGTTGAGAAACCAGACGCTGCATCTGCTAATATTTTCAACTGTGTAAGTGACCGTGCAGTGACATTGGATGGAATGGCCAAACTATGCGCCCAAGCTGCTGGTCGCCCTGTTAACATCATTCATTATGATCCAAAAGCAGTTGGAATTGATGCAAAGAAAGCTTTTCCTTTCAGGAACATG CACTTCTATGCTGAACCAAGAGCTGCCAAGGACATTTTGGGCTGGCGTAGCACCACAAACCTTCCTGAAGACTTGAAGGAGCGGTTTGATGAGTACGTAAGGATTGGAAGAGACAAGAAGTCCTTGAAATTTGAGATAGATGACAAGATCTTACAGTCGCTTAAAGTACCAGTGGCTGTATGA